Genomic DNA from Prunus persica cultivar Lovell chromosome G1, Prunus_persica_NCBIv2, whole genome shotgun sequence:
TCCAAAGAGAGCATTGTTGGTTGATGATTTTGAACCGAGAAACAATGGCCTGTGAAGTTCAACACTCCAGTCCAGCCATGCTCGGTTCATTCTTCGAAAACTTTTGGTACACACAAACCCAAAATGTATTGATTGCTTGGTTGATGCCAATCGCCCCCATCTTCAGATACAGAAACCCACCCTTTGCATAatgcctcatcttcttctggTCTCCAATTCACACCTCTTTGGGATTTTGGGGCCATCTTCAACAATAATGGAAaggaaattaacaaaattaacaaaggaaaaaggatAATATTGAATTTGGTAAATTATTTAACAAATGGATGACTATTTATAGAATTTAGGATAAGTTTTGGAGTTGGATCTAGTttacataaattaataatattattatgacCATTGGATTTAATTTTCAGCTGTTGGATCTCAATTTTTACAGTTGGATTTGCACTAAAAAATTCCCAGCCATAGATCAAATAGCTGTTGGCTGTTGGAGTAGaattccaaaaaataataataataataagaaccAGCAATTCAAAGTGAACTGTTGGTTTGCAACGATCACAAGAGGAGAGCGCGACATGTGTCCCAGGCAAGGAGATTCTGAATCTGACACAGCTGACTGTGGGCTCCACCATCACGTGGGTAATTTTGCAAATTGCTTTTGGACCTCCACAAAATTTGGATCCAAGCAATAGGAGGGGCGTTATTCTGCCTGGGATTTGCCTGGATTGATTTTATTGCCCCTTTGTATACATGGTTGGAGAATAATTTTGGGCTAAAATGTCAAATATTAGATTTAACCCTCTCCCATTGGAGATGGCTTTAAGTAACAAGGTTGGttattgggatttttttttcaggcCATGTTTGTATTTGGTAGCAACAAACTATGATAAGTAACCATGTAAAATCATATACAAACGATAGGGAAAATATGAACTTATCACCTGTCGTGCAATTATTATCAGAAAGGCTGTTCCAGCTCAAAATAGTCAAACTCATAATGTGCGGAAAAATATCTATGCAAGCTACAATTAAGAATGGTTGACGCACAAGAAGTCCAAGTTTAGCTACCTTGACAAACACATCAATCTCTACAGAAGAAACCGATAATGCTTGATTTCACTAATCtctataaaaagaaattgatttGCCTACTACTAGTCAAATTGGATCTTTTATAAGGCTTGACATGTTAAGCACTTTATTTTAGCATAGTTCATTCTTTCATGTCTAATCAGGAGCCTTTGAATGACCTTAATCATACCTTTGCTGTACTTattccacaaaataattatcaaGAAAAGATTCAACACTGTCGGTCTATTAGCCTTTGTAATGTTATAAAAGTTTTTATAAACATAAAGCCACTTCTTTATAAATGTATTTCTCAAAATCATGATACTTTTGTATTAGCAGTGGcgaatttatgaatttttaagaAGAGGGACGGTATTTAAAAGGCTAAaagctataattttttttatttaaaacaactacatatctttaaaatttaaacaatagtAATTTGGTAAAATCTCATTAAGGCATTTTTAGTGGAACACATAGTTGTAGGCAGGGacccaaattttaaaaaattgggtGGGCAATATGTATATAGATAAGTTATTTGTAGGCTGATGTTTATCTAAGACCATAAGAACAGTTTAATAAAGGGAGCACATTTTCTGTCGTTTTTCCCTAGAATCCGCTAAAACATGGAGCCCACATATTGGACATGAAACTCAATTTTTCACTAAAGAGGCCAAACATTATTTCTCATTTGTTAGGGCACCAATACACGCTCAACTTCTTCGCTAAAGACAATGCCGCCTCTGCAACttatctcttcttcttcgtgaATTGTTAAGACCAGCAAATGGGCAAATTCCGATATCTTCAATGGATTTTCTGACAAGGAAAGGTGAATTTGCACCTCCTTACGCCTTTGTGAATCCGTCAATGTGTATATTCCTGCGTATGAGAACATAGTAATAGAGAAGGTAATAGCCGAAATAGGATTCGTCTTCTTGAGGATAATAAGACATGAattgctttcttctttctcaagGAATAGTCGTAAACAAAAATGTATAGCTATAAAATTAGATTTGGAAAAGGCTAATGATAGAATTGATTGGAACTATTTACGTCTTTGTTTATCTTTGGTTTTCATCCTACTTGGATCAATTGGATTTTAAAATGTATTTCttctcttattttctttattttaatggATAGCTGAAAATGTTTTTCTCTCTATCTCGTAGTTTAAGACAATGTGATCCTTTGTCCCCTTATTTACTTAGGGAACATTTTTGCCCACCACTTTAACTTCAGGTATATGCTCATCATCATTCTCATTATTTAACACATGTTTATAAGCATAACTACGATGACATAAATCGAAATTTCCACTTGATACGTGTCCCaactttaaattctatctaaATAATCGTCATTTCTAAAATTCCAAGATGACAAACTTTAAATTCCATGTTTAAATCCATTTACTaaacaagaaactttacaaattctagaacattaatttccgtTATTTTATATTCCATCATTTATGAATTCCTTAatacttttaaattttctcatccGAACACTCTAGTGAATTTCTAATGGGTTTAAAAAATTGTATGGCtgcaatattttaaaaggttaGATTGTCTCTAAGGTGCACGAAtggaatattatatttttaaaaaaaattaaaaagaacaagagaGAAATCTTTATCACATCTTGCACAATCGTTTTGGTTCAGGAACTTATGGTGTGTTGTAGTCTTCGCCCCCCAAAAAATCATACCTTAATATGGTATTTCGACTCTCAAAGATAGTGATATTATCTTACATACTCGCGTCGATTGAAGAACTACAAAATGTCGACATAAAACACCGTTATCTTATCAGCTGGAGACAAAAGCTAGAAGGATACATGACAAACTCAGCTCACTTAGGAGGGGAGGAAATGATTCTCAGCTCAAAATTTGTACGAAAAATGAATCGTTATTCAATATGGCTcctctttttccctttaagCTCATTCCCAGATGATAATGGACCGTACAAACCAAGACGCAAAGAACCCTGGAGTAGACGATCATGAAAATAGCTCTTATACAAGTCCCAGAATTCATCTCTGCCAAATAAAATGAATGTGAGGCATAAAGTCGACAGTTTATCCATTCAAAATACAGCACAAAGacataaaaagagagagaaacaatcaGAAGCTTCTCTATGCTTTTGGAACTATCACAGCCCATTCTGGCCAGTGTACTtggagaaaaagcaaaaacgacgattaatatataattttttaaaactccaTTAATCATTCAACATTAACATGGATTTGAGCATAATATGATTGCAAAGAATTTATTGAGAAATAATGTATAAGACCTAGGGAAGGTTCGCCACTTCACCCTGTCATTAGCGCTAAAGAGGGAGGGTTGTATTTGTGTATTGTTtaagaaggggaaaaaaacagaTAAAAGCAGTACGCACCAAAACCAAGACAAAGCAAATGGTAAACTGGCGAGAGATGACTCATCATCTTACCTGACTTGTGGAAGCGTAAAGAGGGAATACCCCTTGACATCTGGGTGCGTGTCCAGTACAATCACTGATAGCCGAGACAGCCCCAATGCCTCAATGTCAATTAGCTTCTTTATCCTGGAAGAGATGAGTTAAATACAGAACAAAATTATTCaattcaaacaaacaaacaaacttacACAGACAGGAAAAATAAAGGACAGCCATATGACACTGTAAGTCTGCAACCTTGTGAActcaaaatgaattaaaagtGAAACAAAGCATGAGCGTAAATAAACTAGAAGTTTGTCCTAAAttttcctcatttttttttttacgataaagcaaaatataattttagcATCCAACAACCTCAAAAAAAGTAACCATATAGTACAGAAATCCAGTGTTAAGGAGTCTCAGTCCTGCCATAAAGAACCATACTAATTGTAGACtcttttttcctaattttttccCCATAATAATGTAGGGTAGCGGTAAAATCCtaaaattgtctttctctAAACTTCATTTACCCAGAATGGGAAGATTTAGGGAGTCGGTAGAATACGAAATGGTTTCTAGGAAACTATGGGACTCAGATTAGGGCAAAGGCTACCATGACTCAAAGGTGAGTATGACGTCATTTTTAATCAACAATATTCGTTCACTAtacaaataaaagataaacCCTTGGAAAATAATTAACCATAGCTCTTAGAGTCAAAACATCTATAGAAACCCTAAAAGATAATTAGAACCATCAAGGGCACACTCCATGGGACCAAGAAATCTTATATGATGCATAATCTTGCCCATAACTCATAAGGGATATTTTCCTTTAAACAAGCTAAGGCTGCTACATTAATAGgtttaaaaatgaaatctcAGTCATTACTAATTGGCTGCGTAGGCAGTTATGTTGACTTCACAATTCATGATTAAATTATAAAGTTTTCATGCTATATCATGTCCTCTTAGTGGCTTGgccctttaattttttctgtTCCAAATAATATCTTATCAATTAACATGTAGAAGTCATCATAtaacaaattattttataacttATATACACAGCCCAAACTACTCAACTAACACCGAATAATAAAACAACCCCATGTTAGTTAAAGAACAGAATAACATTGCACCATGCTTGTTGAATTGATATACCCTAAAAATAGCATACAAGTACAAGCAGCAATTGAAGGGTAATGTAAGTAAAGAAATGGTTACTGGATTTACAGAAGATTATGATGACTACCTGTTTGGCGTACCACTAGCGATATTAACGCGGTTCTTTAACAAGGATACCTGCATAAAGAATAAAGGGGATTAAAGAGAAGGTAAACATGTATATGATAAAATAAAGCTAATAGGCTAAGAAGAGAGATGAACATTTCCCAAACTCCACAACcagcacaattttttttatagtagaTAAACACTGTACATAGGTATGCTCAACATGCTGTATTATAAGTTTTATAACCAAAGAGATTCTAGTGAGCCTTGTAAATAGTAAAAAATGTACGCAGCATTCCTCGTCACTTTGACAGATATAATGCACAAAGGAATGCCCAACATCTTGGAGAAATAAGTAAAGTACCTGTTCTTCAACCTTCATATGCTTAGAGAACAGCTTTGCTGCATGGCATTCTTTAGTCAACGCCCGCAAGCCCCTGTCGGAAGAGAATACATTGTTGAGATTGAGATGCATGTACCAATTATGCAAATGTCTAGTGTTAACGAGACATTTCTGCTGAACATTAATTTTAAGGGGTTTAGCAATATCAAGTGTGCAAATGGTTCAAGTTATGGTACTGCTAGAATGAAAAAGTTACGTAATTCACCTTAGAAGTTCTATTGACCTCAGGGCAGATGTACTAATAATAAGAATTGCCGGACTACCAGGATCAATTTTTCCATTCAAGAGATGCTTTTCACAAAGTTCTTCTTTCCATGATGGACCAAAAGCTGCCATCACATGTTTCCCCAAGAGGGTGACATCTTGATCCAAGCTTTCAGACAGATCCAGAATACACTTGTCTGCAAAATTTATAGATTAGAAAAAtagatttttgttctttcatcAGGCGaggcctttttatttttattttttataacttcGCATGACTGCTTCAAAGTAATCCTAATCCATAGCATTCCACAGATGCAAAAGTTTAATGCTGGATAGAAAGTCAATGCCAATACTAAACTAACTTGACTGGATTTTGAAAGGTGGCTTCTACTAATGGCACAAATAGGTCGAACTACCACATCTTATCCTTGATTTTTGGCATAGTTGAATCATTTACCTTATGGAAGAAAACTTTATCCTCTCATCTGATTGGAATTTTTAGGGGGAATAACTCCCAGAGAAAGAAGTTACAGTAATTACGAATTTTCCATCTCATCTGCTATGTGTTTGCTTAAAATGCAAGTTCAAACACCTTGATTACCTCACATTTTTGTCTAAagaatataaatttgaaaaaaaaagtgatacCAGACAGCATAAACAATTTACTGTTACAACGAACCTATTATATATTCACAAAATTTATCGCCACCTGTAACATTACATTCTCGAAGTACTCTTTTTTGATAGGTTGTGGCTAATACAATACCAAATTTTCTCACCAACCAAACAGAGTACACAATTACATAATAATATGAAAAACGTacccaaatgaaaataaagaaagaaatggtACCATTGACGGACTCCAACTCGAGAGAAGAAATCTTAACGCCATTGCCAGATTGAAATTGATCCAGAAAGAAGCTGAGCTGGGCTGAAGCCGATGCCGGTTGTGCCTTCGTAGCATTGCTCAaactgttgttgttgttgctgttttGGGTGTTTTGATTGGTAGCTTTGTCTTCGATTGGGTTTTGATTGTTGACCcgttgcttcttcttcttctccttctgcCTCTTGGTGTTGTTGGGCCCAAGCGGCTTACCCTTATTCTTAGGGTTTCTGAGAGACAGCTTTGAAAGGTTCTTTGCTTTT
This window encodes:
- the LOC18788126 gene encoding uncharacterized protein C3orf26 homolog, with translation MASGKAKNLSKLSLRNPKNKGKPLGPNNTKRQKEKKKKQRVNNQNPIEDKATNQNTQNSNNNNSLSNATKAQPASASAQLSFFLDQFQSGNGVKISSLELESVNDKCILDLSESLDQDVTLLGKHVMAAFGPSWKEELCEKHLLNGKIDPGSPAILIISTSALRSIELLRGLRALTKECHAAKLFSKHMKVEEQVSLLKNRVNIASGTPNRIKKLIDIEALGLSRLSVIVLDTHPDVKGYSLFTLPQVRDEFWDLYKSYFHDRLLQGSLRLGLYGPLSSGNELKGKKRSHIE